One genomic region from Thermoanaerobaculia bacterium encodes:
- a CDS encoding DUF1328 domain-containing protein, protein MCRRPGDLSSRVLAFPMHILSGGRAERSAREGVMLRLAVVFLLVGIVAALLGFTSIAGASFAIAKIFAFLFLVLFLVFLLIGMSVARRV, encoded by the coding sequence GTGTGCCGCCGCCCGGGCGACCTCTCGAGCCGAGTTCTGGCATTCCCGATGCACATCCTCTCGGGAGGGCGGGCGGAACGCTCCGCCCGGGAGGGTGTCATGCTGAGGCTCGCCGTCGTCTTCCTTCTCGTCGGGATCGTCGCGGCACTCCTGGGGTTCACGTCCATCGCCGGAGCGTCGTTTGCGATCGCCAAGATCTTCGCGTTCCTCTTCCTCGTGCTTTTCCTCGTCTTCCTGCTGATCGGCATGAGCGTCGCCCGGCGCGTGTGA